In Gimesia panareensis, the genomic window AAGCAATCAGCCCTGAAAAATATCATGATGAGATTCGCACAACGGTCAATTTTCTGATCAGTACCCAGCAGCCGGGGGGCAGCTGGTATTACCCTCAGAACGAAGCCAACAATGGTGATACCAGTATTACCCAATATGCAATCCTGGGACTCTGGGCAGCCGAACGGGCCGGCGTGCTGGTACCGACGCGGGTCTGGGATAATGCGGCCCGCTGGCACCTCAACACACAGCTGCAGAATGGTGCGTTCGGTTATCATCCGGGAGCGCAATCGGAAAGTGGCCCCAAGCATACGATGGCGGTAGCAGGCACCGGCAGCATGTACGTCATCGCCCGTCAGCTCTATCCCGATGGACAGCCTCGGACCGCGCCCGTTTCGGGCGACGGGAAACCGACAAAAAAGAAGTTTGGTTTTCTCGAAAAAGTGAACCTGACAGAGAAAGAGAAAACGGAAGAGGAAAAGAACCTGATCACGAAGCCCACGATCGCTCTGTCCGCCATTCAAGGCAGTAAAACCAGGGGGGCGAACTGGGTCGTGAATAATTACAACTACCGCAATCCGACCGGCTGGCCCAATTATTATCTGTATGGAATCGAGCGTCTGGCTGCCCTGGCCGATGCTAAGAAACTGGGACCGCACGACTGGTACGCTGACGGAGCACGGCATTTACTGATGATGCAGCTGGAGGATGGGAGCTGGAAAGGATCAGGCAACATCGACGCAGCGACCTGCCTGGCGATCATTTTCCTGGCGAAAGCAACCGGCAAAACAATCAACCGGCACTATGAACCGGAACCGGTCGGATCCGGACTGCTGGCTGGCGGACGGGGGCTGCCCAAGAATCTGTCTGAAGTCCAGATGCGCAACGGAAAAGTCGAAAATAAAAAACTGTCCGGAGATCTCAGTGAACTGCTGGCCCAACTCGAAGATCCTGCGAACGCGGACCTGGACTCGACGCAGGAGACCCTGGTGGAAACCATTACCCTGGGGAACCGGGAAGATCTGATCAAGCAGAAAGACCGGGTGCTTAAGCTGATTGATGCCCGTTCTCCGGATGTGCGGCGGACCGCAGTCTGGGCGCTGGCACGAACTAATGATTTTCGTATGGCTCCGTACCTGATCCGGGC contains:
- a CDS encoding HEAT repeat domain-containing protein, giving the protein MDHHCADIRRITAFHQVRRTCVWSLIAVISLGVFADRVSAQPPQAEIDAAIKRGVAFLKKKENYGRSGMNAFVAYTLLKTGESPDSPYLQNCLKNIMADHSQKNDKGETVYQPGGDYNYTAGVQLMVFEAISPEKYHDEIRTTVNFLISTQQPGGSWYYPQNEANNGDTSITQYAILGLWAAERAGVLVPTRVWDNAARWHLNTQLQNGAFGYHPGAQSESGPKHTMAVAGTGSMYVIARQLYPDGQPRTAPVSGDGKPTKKKFGFLEKVNLTEKEKTEEEKNLITKPTIALSAIQGSKTRGANWVVNNYNYRNPTGWPNYYLYGIERLAALADAKKLGPHDWYADGARHLLMMQLEDGSWKGSGNIDAATCLAIIFLAKATGKTINRHYEPEPVGSGLLAGGRGLPKNLSEVQMRNGKVENKKLSGDLSELLAQLEDPANADLDSTQETLVETITLGNREDLIKQKDRVLKLIDARSPDVRRTAVWALARTNDFRMAPYLIRALKDPDLGVRIEARNGLCTLSRKIRGLGMPEDPLADVPADLTKEERVILADQWADEATRRWQKWYNSVKPFDEKFNLYEVLNQLPKSKSK